A window of the Thermodesulfobacteriota bacterium genome harbors these coding sequences:
- the atpH gene encoding ATP synthase F1 subunit delta, which yields MTSTVLAKRYAKAMFALGKEDGQYEAYSQQLSGLAAVLAAHPEIGDALSNPLYPLDARAKCMEELIKAMGAPEMVANFLRLLVSRRRAGIIVDTARQLEAMVDEVRNVCRATVTTALPINAAMAKKVKTAMEKITGKTVVLEPRVDPAIIGGMVAKVGDLVLDGSIKSQLVGLKDSIKRSE from the coding sequence GTGACCAGTACAGTCCTCGCTAAGCGGTACGCCAAGGCCATGTTTGCCCTTGGCAAGGAAGACGGCCAGTACGAGGCTTACAGCCAGCAGCTGAGCGGCCTGGCCGCCGTGCTCGCGGCGCATCCGGAGATCGGGGACGCCCTGAGCAACCCCCTCTATCCCCTGGATGCCCGTGCCAAGTGCATGGAGGAGCTCATTAAGGCCATGGGGGCGCCCGAGATGGTGGCCAACTTTCTCCGGCTCCTGGTGAGTCGGCGGCGGGCCGGCATCATCGTCGACACCGCCCGCCAGCTGGAGGCCATGGTGGACGAGGTCCGTAACGTCTGCCGGGCAACCGTGACCACAGCGCTGCCCATCAATGCCGCCATGGCCAAGAAGGTCAAGACGGCCATGGAGAAGATCACCGGCAAGACGGTCGTTCTGGAGCCCCGCGTGGATCCAGCAATCATCGGTGGCATGGTCGCCAAGGTGGGTGACCTGGTACTGGACGGGAGCATCAAGAGCCAGCTGGTCGGGCTGAAAGATTCCATCAAGAGGAGTGAGTAG
- the atpF gene encoding F0F1 ATP synthase subunit B: MRAKTWGRKAAIGLSLVAVLVAAAVAYASGGGEAGGHGGGYPPEKWWDLLWRTLNFAALLLILIKYLKKPIANGLASRRESIRQQFTDLESQKAAAERTYREYEQKLTAIEQEVTAIIDGAVKQGEAEKARIIEEGTRAAADLKRQAEMAIQQELAAAIRRLREEVAEGAVEMAEAMIRDKIKAEDQMRLLESCLERAASQDYQKGMGRIQ, from the coding sequence ATGCGAGCCAAGACGTGGGGCAGGAAGGCGGCCATCGGGCTTTCCCTGGTGGCCGTCCTGGTGGCGGCGGCGGTGGCATATGCCTCGGGCGGCGGCGAGGCCGGCGGCCATGGGGGCGGCTATCCGCCGGAGAAGTGGTGGGATCTCCTCTGGCGGACCCTGAATTTTGCCGCCCTCTTGCTGATCCTGATCAAGTATCTGAAGAAGCCCATTGCCAATGGCCTGGCGTCCCGGCGCGAGTCCATCCGCCAGCAGTTCACCGACCTGGAAAGCCAGAAGGCGGCGGCGGAGCGGACCTACCGGGAGTATGAGCAGAAGCTTACGGCCATCGAGCAGGAGGTCACGGCCATCATCGATGGAGCAGTGAAGCAGGGGGAGGCCGAGAAGGCCCGCATCATCGAGGAGGGGACCCGGGCTGCCGCTGATCTGAAGCGCCAGGCGGAGATGGCCATCCAGCAGGAGCTGGCTGCCGCCATCCGCCGGCTGCGGGAAGAGGTGGCCGAGGGCGCAGTGGAGATGGCCGAGGCGATGATCCGTGACAAGATCAAGGCCGAGGATCAGATGCGGCTGCTTGAGAGCTGTCTCGAGCGGGCAGCCAGCCAAGACTACCAGAAAGGCATGGGGCGCATCCAGTGA
- a CDS encoding ATP synthase F0 subunit B, with amino-acid sequence MIDIDITMPIQIINILLLIVVLNMYLYRPIRGVLAEREKALAGLTRSIDDLNKNARLRLEEIERKLRDARAKAKGELDGVRGVAQKEQAEALAALRGELDAGKATQMAEIGRQLVAAQGELKGQIDSFAKEIASKVLGRAV; translated from the coding sequence ATGATCGACATAGACATCACGATGCCGATCCAGATCATCAACATCCTGCTGCTCATCGTGGTCCTCAACATGTATTTGTACCGGCCGATCCGGGGCGTCCTTGCCGAGCGGGAGAAGGCCCTGGCCGGCCTGACGAGGTCCATCGACGACCTCAACAAGAACGCCAGGCTGCGCCTGGAGGAGATCGAGCGCAAGCTGCGGGACGCCCGGGCCAAGGCCAAGGGCGAGCTGGATGGCGTCCGGGGAGTGGCCCAGAAGGAGCAGGCCGAGGCCCTGGCGGCGCTCCGCGGGGAACTGGACGCGGGCAAGGCGACCCAGATGGCCGAGATTGGCCGGCAGCTGGTCGCAGCCCAGGGCGAGCTCAAGGGGCAGATCGATTCCTTCGCCAAGGAGATTGCCAGCAAGGTGCTGGGGAGGGCGGTGTGA